Part of the Arsenicicoccus sp. oral taxon 190 genome, GACCCCGAACTCCCGTGCGGCGACGTCGATCTCGACGCCCTGGTGGCGCAGCAGCCACGGCACCATCGTCAGCAGCCGGTCCAGCCGGGCGGTGGCCGACTCGTTCATGTCGACGCTCATGGCGCCCCCTCCGTCATGGCGGTCACGGCTCCCTGCAGGCGGCGTATGACGGCCTCGCGCAGCTCGGCGGGCGCCACCGCCTCGACGGCCGCCGCGTATCCCGCCAGCTCGTCCGCCATGCGCTCGGTGTCGCCGCAGGCGAGCTCGACCAGGTCCCAGCCGAGGGCGGTCGGGTCCGGGCGGGTCGCGGTGGCGCGCCGGCGCAGCGCGTGCCCGGCGCCCTCCCGCACCCGCAGCGTCGCGGTGACCGGGCGCGAGTCGGTGGCCTGGGCGCGGATCACGGCGAGCGGGTCGTGGTCGGCGGGGACGGCATACGACCCGGGGCGGCCGGCCCAGGCGATGGGGCCCTCCACCCGACCCAGCCGGAAGACGCGGGGGGCCTCACGGTCCAGGTCGAAGCCGGTGAGGTACCAGCGGCCGTGCCAGGCGGCGATGGCCCACGGCTGGACGTGCCGGGTGGCGACCTCGCCGTCGCGGGCCTTGCGGTAGGCGAACCGGACGGGGCGGCGGGCCAGCACCGCGTCCTTGGCGCGGGCGAAGGCGGGCTCGGCGGTGCGCACCCGCGGCTCGAGGCCGATGACGCTGGAGTCGTCGCGCTCGACCCCGGCGGCCTCGAGCTTGCGCAGCGCCTGCGCGGCCGGGCCCGCCAGCGAGGCCTGCGCCCAGGTGCGGCTCGCGAGGCCCAGCACGGCCAGCTCGTCGGGCTCGAAGGACAGCTCGGGC contains:
- a CDS encoding helix-turn-helix transcriptional regulator; protein product: MPKARTPVSSAKTERLLNLVICLLYTRRPLPKSKIREAVPQYGEATSEDAFNRMFERDKDELRELGIPLVTEQIDTFFDNEEGYRIDGREYALPELSFEPDELAVLGLASRTWAQASLAGPAAQALRKLEAAGVERDDSSVIGLEPRVRTAEPAFARAKDAVLARRPVRFAYRKARDGEVATRHVQPWAIAAWHGRWYLTGFDLDREAPRVFRLGRVEGPIAWAGRPGSYAVPADHDPLAVIRAQATDSRPVTATLRVREGAGHALRRRATATRPDPTALGWDLVELACGDTERMADELAGYAAAVEAVAPAELREAVIRRLQGAVTAMTEGAP